The Sorghum bicolor cultivar BTx623 chromosome 6, Sorghum_bicolor_NCBIv3, whole genome shotgun sequence genome contains the following window.
AATCCTAGTGACCACATGAATCATCCTGTAAGCTCCACTCTTCTGCCGAGTATTACGGAGATACTTCCTCTATTCTTAAAAACTTCAACTTCTACAATTCATATCAGTTAAAtctttttaaatttaactaattttatagaaaatagcATCAATATATATGATATGAAATGgatattttataaaattatattctataacaaatttaataatattcatttgatactataaatcttagtgttttttttaaaaaaaaatttgttaaaagattaataatattaattggatatttttaaaaattttgttaaagttttaaaagtttgatttAGGAGAACTTTAAAAGTTGATGCTTTCTTAGACACACGGAGTATTATCATTGAAAAGGATTCACTGTCGTCGCAACCCCTCAGCAAAGAAGTTGATTGTTCATAAAAAATCAAAACAACAACAGTTGATGCGTGATGGTTTGTCTGGGTCAGAGTGTACTGGTGTCCTCTGTAGCCCACCTAATAAAATCCTCTCAATCCATTCCGAAAGGTTCATCCACCTTCCGTCAGAGCTCAAGATCGGCCATGGACTCGCCACCGCTTAGCCCCGCTCTGCTCGCGCTgtccctgctcctcctcctagCGCTCTACATCGCTCGCCGGCGCCGCGGCGGAGGCAGGAACCGGAACTACCCGCCCGTGGCGGGCACCGTGTTCCACCAGCTGCTCAATTTCGGCCGGCTGATGGAGTACCAGACGGAGCTCGCCCAGAGGTACCGCACCTTCCGCATGCTCACCCCGACCTGCAACTACGTGTACACCGTCGAGCCCGCCAACGTGGAGTACATGCTCAAGACCAACTTCGCCAACTACGGCAAGGGGGTGATGACCCACGACGTGCTGGAGGACCTCCTCGGCGACGGCATCTTCAACGTGGACGGCGCCAAGTGGCGGCACCAGCGGAAGGTCGCCAGCCACGAGTTCTCCACGCGAGTGCTGCGCGACTACAGCAGCGGCGTGTTCCGCGACACGGCCGCGGAGCTCGCGGGCATCGTGGCCATGGCCGCTGGCGCCGGGGAGAGGCTGGATGTCGCCGACCTGCTGTTGCGGTCGACGCTGGACTCCATGTTCAAGGTCGGGTTCGGGGTCAACCTGGGCTCGCTGTCCGGCTGcagcgacgagggcgcggcggcgTTCGCCAGGGCGTTCGACGACGCCAGCGAGCAGGTCCTGTACCGCTTCTTCGACGTGTCCTGGAAGCTCAAGAGGCTCCTCAACATCTCGTCGGAGGCGGCCATGAAGGGGTCGATCCGCACCATTGATGGATTCGTGTACGGCGTCATCGACAGGAAGATCGAGCAGATGGGCAGAGACCAACAGGAATTCGTGAGCTCTGCTCTCTGCAGCAGCCTCGCCCATCTGGCTGCACGGCACGGGCGCTCGATCGGCGCTCCGGCCGCTTCTTTTTCTACTGACATGAACGGGGTGGTGTTTATCTCTGGCAGGCCAAGAAAGAGGACATCTTGTCGAGGTTCCTGATGGAGCGGGAGAGCGATCCCGGCTGCTTCGACAACAAGTACCTGCGGGACATCATCCTCAACTTCGTGATCGCCGGCCGCGACACCACGGCGGGGACGCTGTCGTGGTTCCTCTACATGCTCTGCAGGAACCAGCACATCCAGGACAAGGTCGCGCGGGAGGTCCGTGCCGCCACCACGGGCGACCGCGACGTCGGCGTCCAGGAGTTCGTCGCGTTCTTAACCGAGGACGCCATCAGCAGAATGCAGTACCTGCACGCCGTGCTGACGGAGACGCTTCGGCTGTACCCGGCTGTGCCCATCGTAAGTGCACCCCCAACACCGGCGTCTTCTAGCAGATTTTGGCACCGTACGTCGTGTGCTGCTGCTATTATTTATCTGCGTCACGGTCgctgtatgtgtgtgtgtgtgtgtgtggggggggggggacctGGTATCAAATCAGAAAAAATCTAAGTCAGTTcatccaaaaaaccaaaaaaaattcaagattttttcgtcacgtcgaatctttcggcacatatacgaagcattaaatatagataaaaacaaaaactaattacacagtttgcctgtaaatcgtgagacgaatcaaaaccaaaaaattgtcaagattcttcatcacatcgaattttgcggcacgaagcattaaatatagatgaaaacaaaaactaattacacagtttgtctgtaaatcgcgagacgaattttttaagtttggttactccatgatttgataatgtttatcaaataaaaataaaaatgttacggtgtcaaaatccaaaaactttttgggtctaaacaaggcctaaatgcagGATGTGAAGTATTGCTTTTCGGATGACACGTTACCGGACGGCTACGCTGTCAAGAAAGGTGACATGGTGAACTACCAGCCGTACCAAATGGGCAGGATGAAGTTCCTGTGGGGCGCGGACGCCGAGGAGTTCAGGCCGGAGAGGTGGCTCGGCGACGACGGCGTGTTCGTCCCCGAGAGCCCCTTCAAGTTCACGGCTTTCCAGGTTGGTTGTGTTGGCACTTGCAGTGTCCTTCCTTCACCAAATGCAGCATGTGACGTGTTTGGCCTCTTATTGTGTTGTGGTGTGAGCAGGCGGGGCCTCGCGTCTGCTTGGGAAAGGAGTTCGCGTACAGGCAGATGAAGATCTTCGCGGCGGTGCTGCTCTACCTCTTCAGATTTGAGATGTGGGAAGCCAATGCTACCGTGGGTTTCCGGCCCATGCTCACGCTCAAAATGGATGGCCCGCTGTATGTTCGTGCAACGCTCCGGCAATGAGGTGGGCGGCGGTGTATGCCCCCATCGTTCTAGCAGCAGCACTTTGAAAGTAGAATTGCGCTATTTCCATCTGATGCCATCTTGGATAACGTCGAGGCTCAGAATGTACTACTGTGTTATTTTCAGAGATGTAGGAACAAGTTGGTCAGAGCAAATATGGTTTGACCGGGTAAATTATTGTACTGCCCTAAGTGCTTACTATACAATCTAAATAAACACTCTGATTCAGTTATTATCTTTTTAATTCTCATTGAAATCTACCAATGCCCTTATTCCTATACACCATTTACTGCTTCCTCCTTCGGCCACGTCGCTTGCTTTCCCTGGCCCTACGATTTGCCATCCGACGGCTGACATGGCAAGACCTCAGACCTTAGGTTTAGGAAGTACGCGCAACCAAAAAGCCAAACTACATCCTCtacaaaccaagaaattgttTCTCATGTTACTCCCTTATTAAGGTGGGAGGAGGCATTGTTGAAGACGACAGAGGTGGGCATGAGGAAGAGAGGTTCATAGTCCATACCGAAGAAGAAAACCAATAGAGTAGAAAAAAATTGGAATAAATGGTCCCCGCCAACCTACTTGGCGAAATACCCGGTGTATGTTTGGTTGGTAGGACAATTAGAGATGGTATGACCTCTTCATAATTCTGACATTGAAATACCCGATGTATGTATGGTTGGCAGGACAATTAGAGATGGTATGACCTCTTCATAATTCTGACATTGTTTGTTTCTAAGTGACTAGGATGGTGCCAACTTGAGAGGAATTCTCCTCAGATATGGGACACTCTTGTCTCTAGAAAATCGAGCGAACGAGGAAGTCCTCTTTGGACGTCTTCGTTCATCTTGTCCACAGGTTGAGGCTGAGCAGTGTGCGATGGTCGGAAAACGCAAGTCATAGGGTGAGGTCGACGACAATAGCACTCCTTTCATGACACAAGAGGTACTTGTGGCCATGTTTCCTCCGCAGCATGAGAGCTTCTAGTGGTTGGTGGTCATGGTCCTCCGCGCGGCGTGAGAGCTTGACGAGCAGTGTCGATAGGAGAGCTTGTGTAGGGGTCTAGGGGATGCATGATGCATGGGAGAGGGGCTGAGGGCAGTGTTCGGAGAGGGTGGTGCTTGGCTCTGTAAGAAAgaacatatatttttttaatatacctAATAAGAGGATGACATGCGAGTCCTACATGACAAGTGGATCCAATGGACAACACATGCTAGTTAATGGTGTCAAAtcatttttgtccattcaaccaaaaataaaactaaagtACACACATTCCTCTCAACCAAATATAAAAATGATGATAAAAACCTAAATAAACATAAACGAGATCATCCCACCTTATATCGTTGTCAAACCAAACACAAACAACCTTCAAGTTAATCAAACAGTCAAAATTGTCTGGTTTTGACGATCGAGTAGAACAAATAAAGATTTCTCTTTTTTGAGCCttatggtaaaaaaataaaaaagacgaTAATTTGATGGTCTAAAAAATTCCCAATCCTTTTCTAACTCCACACATTCTTGGCTCTAGATGATGTTAGCATCTCCAGGCCAATAGAGGACAGTCGCGATCAGGTCACCGATTTCTTCATCAGCTCTCTTCATGCTGCCGGTgggagatccattgatgaaaTCTCCACCAAGGCTTCAATGACGGAGCCAGCGGTGGGGCTGCCGCGGCtccagcccccccccccccccaaccaaAGCGTATTCTATAATTTTTTGTCATTGATGCATTTTAAAAAAGTTGAAGTTGAAAGGTAAACAGCGGTGGGGCTGTCACAGATTTTGAATAAAGACGAGTAGTCAAATTTAgtgttaaaaattttaaatgttttataactttttaaatatattaagtAGTACAAGTGTCATCAAAATCTGTGCCAAGTCCGGCCGTCGCCCGCCTTCTAGATCTTGTAAAGATTCTACCACTTGGTCAACGGCAATTAACACCAAGGCGTCTAGCGCGGAAGTGTGGCAGCAGGAAACAACAAGTAGGCGGTGGTTCCCCCCCTTCGGCCCTTCCCCGTTCCACTGGAAGA
Protein-coding sequences here:
- the LOC8060416 gene encoding cytochrome P450 704C1 translates to MVCLGQSVLVSSVAHLIKSSQSIPKGSSTFRQSSRSAMDSPPLSPALLALSLLLLLALYIARRRRGGGRNRNYPPVAGTVFHQLLNFGRLMEYQTELAQRYRTFRMLTPTCNYVYTVEPANVEYMLKTNFANYGKGVMTHDVLEDLLGDGIFNVDGAKWRHQRKVASHEFSTRVLRDYSSGVFRDTAAELAGIVAMAAGAGERLDVADLLLRSTLDSMFKVGFGVNLGSLSGCSDEGAAAFARAFDDASEQVLYRFFDVSWKLKRLLNISSEAAMKGSIRTIDGFVYGVIDRKIEQMGRDQQEFAKKEDILSRFLMERESDPGCFDNKYLRDIILNFVIAGRDTTAGTLSWFLYMLCRNQHIQDKVAREVRAATTGDRDVGVQEFVAFLTEDAISRMQYLHAVLTETLRLYPAVPIDVKYCFSDDTLPDGYAVKKGDMVNYQPYQMGRMKFLWGADAEEFRPERWLGDDGVFVPESPFKFTAFQAGPRVCLGKEFAYRQMKIFAAVLLYLFRFEMWEANATVGFRPMLTLKMDGPLYVRATLRQ